The Pan troglodytes isolate AG18354 chromosome 17, NHGRI_mPanTro3-v2.0_pri, whole genome shotgun sequence genome includes a region encoding these proteins:
- the SYT4 gene encoding synaptotagmin-4, which translates to MAPITTSREEFDEIPTVVGIFSAFGLVFTVSLFAWICCQRKSSKSNKTPPYKFVHVLKGVDIYPENLNSKKKFGADDKNEVKNKPAVPKNSLHLDLEKRDLNGNFPKTNLKPGSPSDLENATPKLFLEGEKESVSPESLKSSTSLTSEEKQEKLGTLFFSLEYNFERKAFVVNIKEARGLPAMDEQSMTSDPYIKMTILPEKKHKVKTRVLRKTLDPAFDETFTFYGIPYTQIQELALHFTILSFDRFSRDDIIGEVLIPLSGIELSEGKMLMNREIIKRNVRKSSGRGELLISLCYQSTTNTLTVVVLKARHLPKSDVSGLSDPYVKVNLYHAKKRISKKKTHVKKCTPNAVFNELFVFDIPCEGLEDISVEFLVLDSERGSRNEVIGQLVLGAAAEGTGGEHWKEICDYPRRQIAKWHVLCDG; encoded by the exons ATGGCTCCGATCACCACCAGCCGGGAAGAATTTG ATGAAATCCCCACAGTGGTGGGGATCTTCAGTGCATTTGGCCTGGTCTTCACAGTCTCTCTCTTTGCATGGATCTGCTGTCAGAGAAAATCATCCAAGTCTAACAAGACTCCTCCATACAAGTTTGTGCATGTGCTTAAGGGAGTTGATATTTACCCTGAAAACCTAAATAGCAAAAAGAAGTTTGGAGCAGATGATAAAAATGAAGTAAAGAATAAGCCAGCTGTGCCAAAGAATTCATTGCATCTGGATCTTGAAAAGAGAGATCTCAATGGCAATTTTCCCAAAACCAACCTCAAACCTGGCAGTCCTTCTGATCTGGAGAATGCAACCCCGAAGCTCTTTTTAGAAGGGGAAAAAGAGTCAGTTTCCCCTGAGAGTTTAAAGTCCAGCACTTCCCTTACTTCAGAAGAGAAACAAGAGAAGCTGGGAACTCTCTTCTTCTCCTTAGAATACAACTTCGAGAGAAAAGCATTTGTGGTCAATATCAAGGAAGCCCGTGGCTTACCAGCCATGGATGAGCAGTCGATGACCTCTGACCCATATATCAAAATGACGATCCTCCCAGAGAAGAAGCATAAAGTGAAAACTAGAGTGCTGAGAAAAACCTTGGATCCAGCTTTTGATGAGACCTTTACATTCTATGGGATCCCCTACACCCAAATCCAAGAATTGGCCTTGCACTTCACAATTTTGAGTTTTGACAGGTTTTCAAGAGATGATATCATTGGGGAAGTTCTAATTCCTCTCTCGGGAATTGAATTatctgaaggaaaaatgttaatgaATAGAGAGATCATCAAGAGAAATGTTAGG AAGTCTTCAGGACGGGGTGAGTTACTGATCTCTCTCTGCTATCAGTCCACCACAAACACTCTAACTGTGGTTGTCTTAAAAGCTCGACATCTGCCTAAATCTGATGTGTCCGGACTTTCAG ATCCCTATGTCAAAGTGAACCTGTACCATGCCAAAAAGAGAATCTCCAAGAAGAAGACTCATGTGAAGAAATGCACCCCCAATGCAGTGTTCAATGAGCTGTTTGTCTTTGATATTCCTTGTGAGGGCCTTGAAGATATAAGTGTTGAATTTTTGGTTTTGGATTCTGAAAGGGGGTCCCGAAATGAGGTAATCGGGCAGTTAGTCTTGGGTGCAGCAGCAGAAGGAACTGGTGGAGAGCACTGGAAAGAGATCTGTGACTACCCCAGGAGACAAATTGCCAAGTGGCACGTGCTCTGTGATGGTTAG